In Argiope bruennichi chromosome 4, qqArgBrue1.1, whole genome shotgun sequence, a single window of DNA contains:
- the LOC129965583 gene encoding vacuole membrane protein 1-like isoform X3, with product MGKYTQVKRLEKFDKQKMSEGTDMNLKARKSYENLATNGGIENAFSMQYDTSSLSTQTKQWIASREDRKNLVLWKRPFTTLQYFVKELFLDFYEYGTQLLKHQKLVLTSLLVIAISVIFYHFEGPHQKYVVRVEKEILRCAYWIGLGVLSSVGLGTGLHTFVLYLGPHIAAVTLAAYECNSLDFPQPPYPDEIICPEGDSSNNIISILAIMSKVRLEAFMWGLGTALGELPPYFMAKAARLSGQDPDDEDFEELLQLKRNKPGEQSFYDRAKLTIQNLVERVGFFGILACASIPNPLFDLAGITCGHFLVPFWTFFGATLIGKAIIKMHIQKLFVIVAFNERQVHDLVLKMKYIPYVGKYLQYPLEEFLAKQKANLHRKPGTPGVSEGTWIAWIFEKFVILMILYYVLSIVNSMAQSHHKRLWKRQHRSVPKVATD from the exons ATGGGGAAATATACTCag gtgAAACGTTTAGAAAAGTTTGATAAGCAGAAGATGTCTGAAGGAACTGATATGAATCTGAAAGCTAGAAAGTCATATGAGAATCTTGCAACAAATGGTggaattgaaaatgcattttctatGCAGTATGACACTAGCTCTCTCTCCACTCAGACCAAACAATGGATAGCGAGTCGAGAAGATAGAAAAAATTTAGTCTTGTGGAAGAGACCTTTTACCACTTTACagtattttgtaaaagaattatttctagatttttacGAATATGGAACACa gctTCTAAAGCACCAAAAGCTTGTTTTAACTAGTCTACTTGTCATTGCCATTagtgtaattttttatcattttgaaggCCCTCATCAAAAG tatgttGTTCGTGtagagaaagaaattttaagatgtGCCTACTGGATAGGCCTTGGTGTTTTGTCTTCAGTAGGATTAGGTACTGGTCTTCATACATTTGTGCTTTACTta GGCCCCCACATAGCAGCTGTTACTTTAGCAGCTTATGAATGCAACAGTCTCGATTTCCCTCAGCCTCCTTATCCTGATGA aatcatttGTCCAGAAGGCGATTCTAgcaataatataatatcaattttagCCATCATGAGCAAAGTGAGGTTAGAAGCATTTATGTGG GGTCTTGGTACTGCCCTTGGTGAATTACCTCCTTATTTCATGGCAAAAGCAG CAAGACTATCTGGTCAAGACCCTGATGATGAAGATTTTGAAGAGCTGTTGCAACTGAAGAGAAATAAACCAGGAGAACAA tCATTCTATGACAGAGCCAAATTGACTATACAGAATCTCGTTGAACGAGTTGGTTTTTTTGGTATTCTGGCATGTGCATCC attccAAACCCTTTGTTTGACTTGGCTGGCATCACCTGTGGCCATTTCTTAGTTCCTTTCTGGACGTTTTTTGGAGCCACTCTCATAGGAAAAGccattataaaaatgcatattcaaaaGCTTTTCGTGATTGTTGCTTTCAATGAGCGCCAAGTTCATGACCTGGTCCTCAAAATGAA ATACATACCATATGTTGGGAAATATCTCCAGTACCCCTTGGAGGAATTTTTGGCTAAGCAAAAGGCTAACTTACATCGAAAACCTGGAACACCTGGAGTATCA GAAGGCACTTGGATCGCATGGATATTTGAGAAATTTGTCatcttaatgattttatattatgtgCTGTCAATCGTGAATTCCATGGCCCAGAGCCACCACAAGCGTCTGTGGAAGCGGCAACACAGATCGGTCCCTAAAGTGGCCACGGACTGA
- the LOC129965583 gene encoding vacuole membrane protein 1-like isoform X4, with translation MSEGTDMNLKARKSYENLATNGGIENAFSMQYDTSSLSTQTKQWIASREDRKNLVLWKRPFTTLQYFVKELFLDFYEYGTQLLKHQKLVLTSLLVIAISVIFYHFEGPHQKYVVRVEKEILRCAYWIGLGVLSSVGLGTGLHTFVLYLGPHIAAVTLAAYECNSLDFPQPPYPDEIICPEGDSSNNIISILAIMSKVRLEAFMWGLGTALGELPPYFMAKAARLSGQDPDDEDFEELLQLKRNKPGEQSFYDRAKLTIQNLVERVGFFGILACASIPNPLFDLAGITCGHFLVPFWTFFGATLIGKAIIKMHIQKLFVIVAFNERQVHDLVLKMKYIPYVGKYLQYPLEEFLAKQKANLHRKPGTPGVSEGTWIAWIFEKFVILMILYYVLSIVNSMAQSHHKRLWKRQHRSVPKVATD, from the exons ATGTCTGAAGGAACTGATATGAATCTGAAAGCTAGAAAGTCATATGAGAATCTTGCAACAAATGGTggaattgaaaatgcattttctatGCAGTATGACACTAGCTCTCTCTCCACTCAGACCAAACAATGGATAGCGAGTCGAGAAGATAGAAAAAATTTAGTCTTGTGGAAGAGACCTTTTACCACTTTACagtattttgtaaaagaattatttctagatttttacGAATATGGAACACa gctTCTAAAGCACCAAAAGCTTGTTTTAACTAGTCTACTTGTCATTGCCATTagtgtaattttttatcattttgaaggCCCTCATCAAAAG tatgttGTTCGTGtagagaaagaaattttaagatgtGCCTACTGGATAGGCCTTGGTGTTTTGTCTTCAGTAGGATTAGGTACTGGTCTTCATACATTTGTGCTTTACTta GGCCCCCACATAGCAGCTGTTACTTTAGCAGCTTATGAATGCAACAGTCTCGATTTCCCTCAGCCTCCTTATCCTGATGA aatcatttGTCCAGAAGGCGATTCTAgcaataatataatatcaattttagCCATCATGAGCAAAGTGAGGTTAGAAGCATTTATGTGG GGTCTTGGTACTGCCCTTGGTGAATTACCTCCTTATTTCATGGCAAAAGCAG CAAGACTATCTGGTCAAGACCCTGATGATGAAGATTTTGAAGAGCTGTTGCAACTGAAGAGAAATAAACCAGGAGAACAA tCATTCTATGACAGAGCCAAATTGACTATACAGAATCTCGTTGAACGAGTTGGTTTTTTTGGTATTCTGGCATGTGCATCC attccAAACCCTTTGTTTGACTTGGCTGGCATCACCTGTGGCCATTTCTTAGTTCCTTTCTGGACGTTTTTTGGAGCCACTCTCATAGGAAAAGccattataaaaatgcatattcaaaaGCTTTTCGTGATTGTTGCTTTCAATGAGCGCCAAGTTCATGACCTGGTCCTCAAAATGAA ATACATACCATATGTTGGGAAATATCTCCAGTACCCCTTGGAGGAATTTTTGGCTAAGCAAAAGGCTAACTTACATCGAAAACCTGGAACACCTGGAGTATCA GAAGGCACTTGGATCGCATGGATATTTGAGAAATTTGTCatcttaatgattttatattatgtgCTGTCAATCGTGAATTCCATGGCCCAGAGCCACCACAAGCGTCTGTGGAAGCGGCAACACAGATCGGTCCCTAAAGTGGCCACGGACTGA
- the LOC129965583 gene encoding vacuole membrane protein 1-like isoform X2, with the protein MRSQWIERNGSCPEMNGIVKRLEKFDKQKMSEGTDMNLKARKSYENLATNGGIENAFSMQYDTSSLSTQTKQWIASREDRKNLVLWKRPFTTLQYFVKELFLDFYEYGTQLLKHQKLVLTSLLVIAISVIFYHFEGPHQKYVVRVEKEILRCAYWIGLGVLSSVGLGTGLHTFVLYLGPHIAAVTLAAYECNSLDFPQPPYPDEIICPEGDSSNNIISILAIMSKVRLEAFMWGLGTALGELPPYFMAKAARLSGQDPDDEDFEELLQLKRNKPGEQSFYDRAKLTIQNLVERVGFFGILACASIPNPLFDLAGITCGHFLVPFWTFFGATLIGKAIIKMHIQKLFVIVAFNERQVHDLVLKMKYIPYVGKYLQYPLEEFLAKQKANLHRKPGTPGVSEGTWIAWIFEKFVILMILYYVLSIVNSMAQSHHKRLWKRQHRSVPKVATD; encoded by the exons gtgAAACGTTTAGAAAAGTTTGATAAGCAGAAGATGTCTGAAGGAACTGATATGAATCTGAAAGCTAGAAAGTCATATGAGAATCTTGCAACAAATGGTggaattgaaaatgcattttctatGCAGTATGACACTAGCTCTCTCTCCACTCAGACCAAACAATGGATAGCGAGTCGAGAAGATAGAAAAAATTTAGTCTTGTGGAAGAGACCTTTTACCACTTTACagtattttgtaaaagaattatttctagatttttacGAATATGGAACACa gctTCTAAAGCACCAAAAGCTTGTTTTAACTAGTCTACTTGTCATTGCCATTagtgtaattttttatcattttgaaggCCCTCATCAAAAG tatgttGTTCGTGtagagaaagaaattttaagatgtGCCTACTGGATAGGCCTTGGTGTTTTGTCTTCAGTAGGATTAGGTACTGGTCTTCATACATTTGTGCTTTACTta GGCCCCCACATAGCAGCTGTTACTTTAGCAGCTTATGAATGCAACAGTCTCGATTTCCCTCAGCCTCCTTATCCTGATGA aatcatttGTCCAGAAGGCGATTCTAgcaataatataatatcaattttagCCATCATGAGCAAAGTGAGGTTAGAAGCATTTATGTGG GGTCTTGGTACTGCCCTTGGTGAATTACCTCCTTATTTCATGGCAAAAGCAG CAAGACTATCTGGTCAAGACCCTGATGATGAAGATTTTGAAGAGCTGTTGCAACTGAAGAGAAATAAACCAGGAGAACAA tCATTCTATGACAGAGCCAAATTGACTATACAGAATCTCGTTGAACGAGTTGGTTTTTTTGGTATTCTGGCATGTGCATCC attccAAACCCTTTGTTTGACTTGGCTGGCATCACCTGTGGCCATTTCTTAGTTCCTTTCTGGACGTTTTTTGGAGCCACTCTCATAGGAAAAGccattataaaaatgcatattcaaaaGCTTTTCGTGATTGTTGCTTTCAATGAGCGCCAAGTTCATGACCTGGTCCTCAAAATGAA ATACATACCATATGTTGGGAAATATCTCCAGTACCCCTTGGAGGAATTTTTGGCTAAGCAAAAGGCTAACTTACATCGAAAACCTGGAACACCTGGAGTATCA GAAGGCACTTGGATCGCATGGATATTTGAGAAATTTGTCatcttaatgattttatattatgtgCTGTCAATCGTGAATTCCATGGCCCAGAGCCACCACAAGCGTCTGTGGAAGCGGCAACACAGATCGGTCCCTAAAGTGGCCACGGACTGA